In a genomic window of Ignavibacteriales bacterium:
- the malQ gene encoding 4-alpha-glucanotransferase has translation MRFSRSSGILLHPTSLPGPYGCGDLGEVSRHFIEWLVVAGQKVWQILPLEPTGYGNSPYMALSAFAGNPLLIGFEALLAKGWLKQEDLLPVPAFESNRVDYTKAIPYRMLALHKAADRFFAQHRESEEADFQSFCKEHSSWLEDFALFKAIEDHYAGVEWTKWDADLAQRKPKSLEGARNELAGEIQFWKFAQWQFYRQWADVKKYANDRGIKIIGDIPIFVAHHSADVWSHPELYFLDKKGKPTVVAGVPPDYFSETGQRWGNPLYRWGKMEEDRFQWWVERFRRTFLLVDIARIDHFRGFVGYWEIPATERTAVRGRWVAGPKEKLFKAVQRKLGNLPIIAEDLGVITPDVIELRNQFEFPGMKVLQFAFAGGPDNPFLPHQYEHNSVVYTGTHDNDTTRGWYESATEREKTFVKKYCGANGHEAQFDLMRLASSSVADMAIFPFQDVLGLGTEGRMNFPGKALGNWDWRFSWDQVGPEHALRVYEMSALYGRVAPDRLNLPEYPQNRRRP, from the coding sequence ATGAGGTTTTCCCGAAGCAGTGGAATTCTCCTTCACCCGACGTCGCTCCCCGGTCCCTATGGCTGCGGAGACCTGGGCGAAGTCTCGAGACACTTCATCGAGTGGCTCGTCGTGGCCGGCCAGAAGGTCTGGCAGATTCTGCCGCTCGAACCGACGGGCTATGGAAATTCTCCGTACATGGCACTTTCAGCATTCGCCGGAAATCCTCTTTTGATTGGATTTGAGGCACTTCTGGCTAAAGGATGGCTGAAGCAGGAAGATCTCCTTCCGGTTCCCGCTTTTGAGTCAAACCGCGTAGACTACACAAAGGCTATCCCGTACCGCATGCTGGCGCTTCACAAAGCGGCGGACAGGTTTTTTGCCCAACACCGCGAGTCCGAAGAAGCCGACTTCCAATCGTTCTGCAAGGAACACTCGTCATGGCTTGAAGACTTCGCATTGTTCAAGGCGATTGAGGACCACTACGCCGGCGTCGAATGGACAAAATGGGACGCAGACCTGGCTCAGCGAAAACCAAAATCTCTCGAAGGTGCGCGCAACGAACTGGCGGGGGAGATTCAATTCTGGAAGTTCGCCCAATGGCAGTTCTACCGGCAGTGGGCAGATGTAAAGAAATACGCGAACGATCGGGGCATCAAAATCATTGGCGACATTCCGATCTTCGTGGCACATCACAGTGCGGACGTCTGGTCTCATCCCGAGCTCTACTTCCTTGATAAAAAGGGTAAACCCACCGTGGTCGCCGGGGTTCCGCCGGATTACTTCAGTGAGACGGGCCAGCGTTGGGGCAATCCACTCTATCGATGGGGGAAGATGGAGGAGGATCGGTTCCAGTGGTGGGTCGAACGCTTCCGGCGCACGTTTCTCCTTGTCGACATCGCGCGCATCGATCACTTCCGTGGTTTCGTCGGTTATTGGGAAATACCGGCCACTGAAAGAACCGCTGTCCGCGGTCGTTGGGTTGCCGGGCCGAAGGAGAAACTGTTCAAGGCCGTGCAGCGAAAACTCGGTAACCTGCCGATCATTGCGGAGGATCTCGGTGTGATCACGCCGGATGTCATCGAGCTTCGTAACCAGTTCGAGTTTCCGGGGATGAAGGTGCTCCAGTTCGCTTTTGCCGGAGGTCCGGACAATCCGTTCCTTCCGCATCAGTATGAACACAACAGCGTTGTCTATACCGGGACTCACGACAACGATACCACCCGGGGATGGTACGAAAGCGCGACGGAGAGGGAAAAAACTTTTGTGAAGAAGTACTGCGGCGCAAATGGTCATGAAGCGCAGTTTGACCTGATGCGGCTCGCTTCGAGCTCAGTCGCCGACATGGCGATCTTCCCGTTCCAGGATGTGCTCGGCCTCGGAACTGAAGGCCGCATGAACTTTCCGGGCAAGGCCCTCGGCAATTGGGACTGGCGATTCTCATGGGACCAGGTCGGACCTGAGCACGCTCTGCGAGTCTACGAGATGTCAGCACTGTATGGTCGCGTTGCGCCCGACCGCCTCAACCTTCCCGAGTATCCTCAGAACCGGCGGCGACCATAG
- a CDS encoding pseudouridine synthase produces MEREDSRVHQKAIRLNRFLALAGVGSRRKNDELILSGVVKVNGKIVRELGVKVDPFSDRVTLQGQIVALQRKIHYLLLNKPKDCITTTSDERGRVTVMDYVKMRDRIYPVGRLDRNTTGVLLLTNDGELANSLIHPKGKIERVYRVKLERGIADEDFSRLKRGVRLEDGIAKPHEAGVIPGTKRKEIFIALTEGRNREVRRMVETLGYEVDALERVSFAGLTTQGLARGRWRALTRKEVRHLKEQAGLEE; encoded by the coding sequence GTGGAAAGAGAAGATTCAAGGGTTCATCAAAAAGCTATTCGGTTAAACAGGTTTCTCGCTCTCGCGGGGGTAGGCTCACGCCGAAAGAATGATGAACTGATTCTCTCCGGAGTCGTCAAGGTTAATGGCAAAATCGTTCGCGAGCTTGGAGTCAAAGTCGACCCGTTTTCCGACCGTGTGACCCTCCAGGGTCAAATCGTAGCCCTCCAGCGGAAGATTCACTACCTGCTTCTCAATAAGCCCAAAGACTGTATCACGACCACCAGCGACGAGCGCGGGCGTGTGACAGTGATGGACTATGTGAAAATGCGCGATCGGATTTATCCGGTTGGGAGATTGGATAGGAACACCACGGGTGTACTTCTCCTCACGAATGATGGAGAATTGGCCAACTCCCTTATACACCCGAAGGGCAAAATCGAGCGCGTGTATCGGGTGAAGCTCGAGCGGGGGATCGCCGACGAAGATTTCAGCCGGCTAAAACGCGGTGTGCGTTTGGAGGATGGAATTGCGAAGCCGCATGAGGCAGGAGTGATCCCGGGAACGAAGCGCAAGGAGATTTTCATAGCGTTGACGGAGGGACGAAACAGGGAAGTGCGCAGGATGGTCGAGACACTCGGCTATGAAGTGGATGCTCTCGAACGCGTATCGTTCGCAGGTCTTACGACGCAAGGTCTTGCCCGCGGACGCTGGAGAGCTCTCACACGGAAGGAAGTCAGACATCTGAAAGAACAAGCGGGATTGGAAGAGTAG
- the scpB gene encoding SMC-Scp complex subunit ScpB translates to MAETITTTQPGAMLQVPTSVRSLVEALIFGAREPLTVRQIQALYEDQGTEGAEPRKISYDEIAQVVEELNAEYTSSDKPFRVIQIAGGYQFATLPAYAEWLGKLYKEQTRRKLSQSSVETLAIIAYKQPITKPELEAIRGVNCDYVLSTLLEKDLATIVGRAPTVGRPLLYGTSREFLRHFGLNDLNDLPKPREIQEILGDSQFETERRMLEAQQGMEEVKQEEDFKSRLPHIPKRKAGLDDDVKILPRKRTREIKVRLADEAGAVTPEAAKEEQSVNVSPETVSASMLEDQPVVVSDELAPSESGAVPTVDNELTIQSQPSEPEVDSSDVLLSAEQSRYIGLTQSDSTEPLVGPEEVVSEEKASPVVEDHLELAPKVLELPAEEENPLVIEEESADEATAADTVQEIDTETVLPADVAVKDVIPTQKDDTASAGETVKDITEFTPQAVPPTSADHTEVVWYTESEMAHADEPDAHNGSQPKTRWKSWKEKIQGFIKKLFG, encoded by the coding sequence ATGGCTGAGACAATCACGACAACCCAACCAGGAGCAATGCTGCAAGTGCCGACCTCAGTGAGGAGCCTTGTGGAGGCGCTGATTTTCGGAGCACGCGAACCTTTGACCGTTCGCCAGATACAAGCGCTGTACGAAGACCAGGGTACCGAAGGGGCCGAGCCGCGCAAGATTTCATACGACGAGATCGCGCAGGTCGTTGAAGAGTTGAATGCCGAGTATACGTCATCTGATAAGCCTTTTCGGGTCATCCAGATTGCTGGCGGCTACCAGTTTGCCACGCTGCCGGCCTATGCGGAGTGGCTTGGCAAGCTTTACAAAGAGCAGACCCGACGGAAACTGTCCCAGTCGTCGGTGGAAACGCTCGCCATTATCGCGTACAAGCAGCCGATTACAAAACCCGAACTGGAGGCAATTCGCGGTGTCAATTGCGACTACGTGCTCAGCACGCTGCTGGAAAAGGACCTCGCGACCATCGTTGGACGTGCCCCGACAGTTGGAAGGCCGTTACTCTACGGCACCTCAAGAGAGTTTCTGAGGCATTTCGGTTTGAATGATCTGAATGACCTCCCGAAGCCTCGCGAAATCCAGGAGATCCTCGGAGACAGTCAGTTTGAGACCGAGCGGCGTATGCTGGAAGCACAGCAGGGAATGGAAGAGGTGAAGCAGGAAGAGGACTTCAAATCCCGCTTGCCTCATATCCCGAAGCGAAAAGCCGGGTTGGATGACGATGTCAAGATCCTGCCGAGGAAGCGGACGCGGGAAATCAAGGTGCGCTTGGCTGACGAGGCAGGTGCCGTGACACCTGAAGCGGCAAAGGAGGAGCAGTCGGTAAACGTCTCTCCTGAAACGGTTTCTGCCTCCATGCTTGAAGATCAGCCTGTGGTTGTATCTGATGAGCTGGCACCGAGTGAGTCGGGCGCCGTTCCCACAGTTGACAATGAGTTGACGATTCAAAGTCAGCCATCAGAACCTGAAGTGGATTCCAGCGATGTCCTCCTTAGCGCAGAGCAATCCAGATACATAGGCCTCACGCAGTCGGATTCGACCGAACCATTGGTTGGGCCCGAAGAAGTCGTAAGTGAAGAGAAGGCCTCGCCTGTCGTGGAAGACCATCTGGAATTAGCGCCGAAAGTCTTAGAACTGCCCGCGGAAGAAGAGAATCCGCTTGTGATTGAGGAGGAATCGGCTGATGAAGCAACGGCCGCCGATACTGTCCAGGAGATTGATACGGAAACTGTTCTGCCGGCTGATGTTGCTGTGAAGGATGTGATTCCGACGCAGAAAGACGATACAGCCAGCGCGGGCGAAACTGTCAAGGATATAACCGAATTCACACCGCAAGCCGTTCCCCCAACAAGTGCGGACCACACTGAGGTTGTTTGGTACACGGAGTCTGAAATGGCGCATGCGGACGAGCCTGATGCTCACAATGGTTCCCAACCTAAGACCCGGTGGAAGTCGTGGAAAGAGAAGATTCAAGGGTTCATCAAAAAGCTATTCGGTTAA